From one Eucalyptus grandis isolate ANBG69807.140 chromosome 9, ASM1654582v1, whole genome shotgun sequence genomic stretch:
- the LOC104420199 gene encoding uncharacterized protein LOC104420199 isoform X1: MYGAAKLQALNAPTHLSSGHEPAAPPFPAGRPSVLRQLPRRRRRPRRFLSLSVRPACGGAAVAESEAEPAGPPSVSSRYTSSVGSSSSSSAAAALQLSRWNLTQRHVLMLNVIACAAAVSATWLFCSAIPTLLAFKRAAESLEKLMDVTREELPDTMAAVRLSGMEISDLTVELSDLGQDITQGVRSSTRAVRIAEERLRQLTNMAPPALLQGIPRQETEPKGPALARTAKELREGIVKSRSVLQALLTLTRFSRLALNYFAGKAKR, translated from the exons atgtatGGCGCGGCGAAATTGCAAGCATTGAATGCTCCGACCCATTTGAGCTCCGGTCACGAACCCGCCGCGCCGCCGTTCCCGGCCGGCCGGCCGTCGGTTCTCCGGCAGCTgccacggcggcggcggcgaccccGCCGGTTCCTCTCGCTGTCCGTACGGCCGGCGTGCGGCGGAGCGGCCGTGGCGGAATCGGAGGCAGAACCGGCGGGGCCGCCGTCGGTCTCGTCGCGGTACACCTCGTCCGTcgggtcgtcgtcgtcgtcttccgCCGCCGCGGCGCTCCAGCTCTCTCGGTGGAACCTCACTCAGCGCCATGTTCTCATGCTGAACGTCATAGCCTGtgcg GCTGCAGTTTCTGCAACATGGCTATTTTGTTCTGCCATTCCTACTCTTTTG GCTTTCAAGAGGGCAGCTGAATCACTGGAGAAGCTGATGGATGTGACTAGAGAGGAGCTTCCTGACACAATGGCTGCTGTTCGATTATCTGGGATGGAAATCAGCGACCTGACCGTGGAACTTAGCGATCTGGG CCAAGACATAACTCAAGGTGTTAGGAGTTCCACTCGAGCTGTTCGCATAGCTGAGGAGAGATTGCGCCAGTTGACGAACATGGCCCCACCAG CCTTATTGCAGGGGATACCAAGGCAGGAAACTGAGCCTAAAGGACCAGCATTGGCTAGAACTGCGAAAGAGCTACGTGAGGGAATAGTTAAGAGCAGATCAGTCCTGCAGGCGCTTTTAACCCTCACTCGTTTTTCTAGGTTGGCATTAAACTATTTTGCTGGTAAAGCAAAGAGATAA
- the LOC104420199 gene encoding uncharacterized protein LOC104420199 isoform X2, whose translation MYGAAKLQALNAPTHLSSGHEPAAPPFPAGRPSVLRQLPRRRRRPRRFLSLSVRPACGGAAVAESEAEPAGPPSVSSRYTSSVGSSSSSSAAAALQLSRWNLTQRHVLMLNVIACAAFKRAAESLEKLMDVTREELPDTMAAVRLSGMEISDLTVELSDLGQDITQGVRSSTRAVRIAEERLRQLTNMAPPALLQGIPRQETEPKGPALARTAKELREGIVKSRSVLQALLTLTRFSRLALNYFAGKAKR comes from the exons atgtatGGCGCGGCGAAATTGCAAGCATTGAATGCTCCGACCCATTTGAGCTCCGGTCACGAACCCGCCGCGCCGCCGTTCCCGGCCGGCCGGCCGTCGGTTCTCCGGCAGCTgccacggcggcggcggcgaccccGCCGGTTCCTCTCGCTGTCCGTACGGCCGGCGTGCGGCGGAGCGGCCGTGGCGGAATCGGAGGCAGAACCGGCGGGGCCGCCGTCGGTCTCGTCGCGGTACACCTCGTCCGTcgggtcgtcgtcgtcgtcttccgCCGCCGCGGCGCTCCAGCTCTCTCGGTGGAACCTCACTCAGCGCCATGTTCTCATGCTGAACGTCATAGCCTGtgcg GCTTTCAAGAGGGCAGCTGAATCACTGGAGAAGCTGATGGATGTGACTAGAGAGGAGCTTCCTGACACAATGGCTGCTGTTCGATTATCTGGGATGGAAATCAGCGACCTGACCGTGGAACTTAGCGATCTGGG CCAAGACATAACTCAAGGTGTTAGGAGTTCCACTCGAGCTGTTCGCATAGCTGAGGAGAGATTGCGCCAGTTGACGAACATGGCCCCACCAG CCTTATTGCAGGGGATACCAAGGCAGGAAACTGAGCCTAAAGGACCAGCATTGGCTAGAACTGCGAAAGAGCTACGTGAGGGAATAGTTAAGAGCAGATCAGTCCTGCAGGCGCTTTTAACCCTCACTCGTTTTTCTAGGTTGGCATTAAACTATTTTGCTGGTAAAGCAAAGAGATAA
- the LOC104420199 gene encoding uncharacterized protein LOC104420199 isoform X3 — MYGAAKLQALNAPTHLSSGHEPAAPPFPAGRPSVLRQLPRRRRRPRRFLSLSVRPACGGAAVAESEAEPAGPPSVSSRYTSSVGSSSSSSAAAALQLSRWNLTQRHVLMLNVIACAAAVSATWLFCSAIPTLLAFKRAAESLEKLMDVTREELPDTMAAVRLSGMEISDLTVELSDLGQDITQGVRSSTRAVRIAEERLRQLTNMAPPGDTKAGN; from the exons atgtatGGCGCGGCGAAATTGCAAGCATTGAATGCTCCGACCCATTTGAGCTCCGGTCACGAACCCGCCGCGCCGCCGTTCCCGGCCGGCCGGCCGTCGGTTCTCCGGCAGCTgccacggcggcggcggcgaccccGCCGGTTCCTCTCGCTGTCCGTACGGCCGGCGTGCGGCGGAGCGGCCGTGGCGGAATCGGAGGCAGAACCGGCGGGGCCGCCGTCGGTCTCGTCGCGGTACACCTCGTCCGTcgggtcgtcgtcgtcgtcttccgCCGCCGCGGCGCTCCAGCTCTCTCGGTGGAACCTCACTCAGCGCCATGTTCTCATGCTGAACGTCATAGCCTGtgcg GCTGCAGTTTCTGCAACATGGCTATTTTGTTCTGCCATTCCTACTCTTTTG GCTTTCAAGAGGGCAGCTGAATCACTGGAGAAGCTGATGGATGTGACTAGAGAGGAGCTTCCTGACACAATGGCTGCTGTTCGATTATCTGGGATGGAAATCAGCGACCTGACCGTGGAACTTAGCGATCTGGG CCAAGACATAACTCAAGGTGTTAGGAGTTCCACTCGAGCTGTTCGCATAGCTGAGGAGAGATTGCGCCAGTTGACGAACATGGCCCCACCAG GGGATACCAAGGCAGGAAACTGA
- the LOC104418204 gene encoding LOW QUALITY PROTEIN: probable inactive receptor kinase At5g10020 (The sequence of the model RefSeq protein was modified relative to this genomic sequence to represent the inferred CDS: inserted 1 base in 1 codon; deleted 1 base in 1 codon; substituted 1 base at 1 genomic stop codon), with translation MSLSLSLCALLVVSALVGCAGSGPDAAFLLEFKKGIQGDPLGKVLGSWTQSGSDQCPSSWTGVTCDSSGAHVTGIVLDRLGLSGEIKFHTLFGLPMLQNLSLSGNNFTGRIAPALGSMATLQHLDLSSNSFYGPIPVRITDLYNLNYLNLSMNRFSGGFPFGIRNLQQMKYFDLHGNGDLHGEIGELLTELRNVEYVDLSGNKFYGSISIGVQNVSALANTVHFLNLSHNALNGGFFDADSIRLFRNLEVLDMGNNTITGQLPSFGALPNLRVVRLASNQLFGSLPNELLXSVIPLEELDLSGNGFTGSIPEINSTTLRTLNLSSNHLSGSLPGLPKTCTTVDLSSNMISSDISTLQNWQAPLEFLDLSSNNLSGTFPNLSSQFESLITLKLWNNSLVGFLPPLSGSYQKLSAVDLSLNKFNGSIPSGFFMSTLTFLNLSGNNLTGPIPLQSSHVSELLAMPSSQQMEYLDLSGNSLSGSLPAEIGNMGRLKLLSLARNGLSGQLPGELSKLTRLEYLDLSSNKFSGEIPANLPPSLVVFNVSHNELSGKVPENLHRFPRSSFEPGNPLLNLGKHFPSANSNGQNNNSDKHGSSKSNIRVAIIVASVGAAMMIIFVLWAYRRAQHKEFHGRSGFGGQSSGRDVKLERFARPSLFKFHSSGQPPPTSLSFSNDHLLTSNSRSLSGQAELITEIAENIAPEGGAVTSSSAVPNLIDIQPTTSGRKSSPGSPLSTSPIYXGYEQPVRLDVYSPDRLAGELFFLDPSLAFTAEELSRAPAEVLGRSSHGTLYKATLDNGHMLNVKWLRVGLVKHKKEFAKEVKKIGSMRHPNIVSMRAYYWGPREQERLLLADYIQGDSLALHLYETTPRRYSPLSFSQRLKVAIDVARCLTYLHDKGLPHGNLKPTNILLMGPEYNVLLSDYGLHRLMTPAGIAEQILNLGALGYRAPELTTAAKPLPSYKADVYAFGVIMMELLTRRSAGDIISGQSGAVDLTDWVRLCDQEGRGMDCIDRDIAGGEEHSAAMDEMLAISLRCINSVNERPNSRQVFDELCAISL, from the exons atgagtctctccctctccctgtGCGCGCTGCTCGTCGTCTCCGCCCTGGTGGGCTGCGCCGGATCCGGGCCCGACGCCGCATTCCTGTTGGAGTTCAAGAAGGGGATCCAGGGCGACCCGCTCGGGAAGGTGCTCGGGTCATGGACCCAGTCCGGGTCGGACCAGTGCCCCAGCTCGTGGACCGGGGTCACCTGCGACAGCTCCGGCGCCCACGTCACCGGCATAGTCCTCGACCGCCTCGGGCTCTCCGGGGAGATCAAGTTCCACACTCTGTTTGGCCTGCCGATGCTGCAGAACCTCAGTCTCTCCGGGAACAACTTCACGGGTCGGATCGCGCCCGCATTGGGGTCCATGGCCACGCTCCAGCATTTGGATCTGTCCAGCAACAGCTTCTATGGCCCGATCCCTGTGAGAATCACGGATTTGTACAATTTGAACTACCTGAATTTATCAATGAACAGGTTCTCAGGGGGGTTTCCTTTTGGGATTCGGAACTTGCAGCAGATGAAGTACTTCGATTTGCACGGGAATGGTGACCTTCATGGTGAAATTGGTGAGTTGTTGACTGAGTTGAGGAATGTGGAGTATGTGGATTTGAGTGGCAATAAGTTCTATGGGAGTATCTCAATCGGAGTTCAGAATGTTTCTGCCTTGGCGAATACAGTGCATTTTCTGAATTTGAGCCATAATGCCTTAAATGGTGGGTTCTTCGATGCTGATTCGATCAGATTGTTTAGAAACTTGGAGGTTTTGGATATGGGCAACAATACGATTACAGGGCAGCTGCCGTCGTTTGGTGCATTACCCAATTTGCGGGTTGTACGATTGGCAAGTAATCAGCTGTTTGGGTCATTGCCAAATGAGTTGT AGTCAGTGATTCCACTGGAGGAACTGGATCTCAGTGGAAACGGTTTCACAG GTTCGATTCCAGAGATTAATTCTACCACACTGAGGACTTTGAATCTTTCATCAAATCATTTATCTGGTTCCTTGCCTGGTCTACCGAAAACCTGTACGACGGTGGATTTGAGCAGCAATATGATCTCTAGTGACATATCTACACTTCAGAACTGGCAAGCACCATTGGAATTTCTAGATCTGAGTTCAAACAATCTGTCAGGAACCTTTCCCAATCTGAGCTCTCAATTTGAGAGCTTAATTACTCTGAAACTTTGGAATAATTCCCTAGTAGGTTTCTTACCTCCTTTATCAGGCAGCTACCAGAAATTGTCTGCTGTAGACCTTAGCTTGAATAAATTTAATGGGTCAATTCCTTCTGGGTTCTTTATGTCCACTTTGACCTTCTTAAATCTATCCGGCAATAATTTGACTGGGCCAATTCCTCTTCAAAGTTCACACGTGAGTGAATTGCTAGCTATGCCTTCTTCCCAACAGATGGAGTATCTTGATCTTTCTGGAAATTCCTTGAGTGGTTCACTGCCTGCAGAGATAGGGAACATGGGGAGGCTCAAATTGCTGAGTCTTGCAAGGAATGGATTGTCAGGTCAACTGCCTGGTGAGTTGAGCAAACTTACTCGTTTGGAGTACCTTGATTTGTCAAGCAACAAATTTTCTGGTGAAATTCCTGCGAATCTTCCACCCAGCCTTGTTGTATTTAATGTGTCACATAATGAGCTGTCGGGGAAAGTCCCTGAAAACTTGCACAGATTTCCCAGGTCGTCATTTGAGCCTGGAAATCCTTTGCTGAACTTGGGAAAGCATTTCCCATCAGCAAATTCCAATGGACAAAATAACAATTCGGACAAACATGGAAGCTCCAAAAGTAATATAAGAGTAGCAATCATTGTTGCCTCAGTCGGGGCTGCAATGATGATTATTTTCGTTTTATGGGCATATCGTCGAGCACAGCACAAAGAATTTCATGGGAGAAGTGGGTTCGGTGGCCAAAGTTCAGGAAGAGATGTAAAGCTTGAAAGATTTGCACGTCCTTCTCTATTTAAATTCCACTCAAGTGGTCAACCTCCACCTACTTCATTGAGCTTCTCGAATGACCACTTGCTAACTTCAAATTCTAGATCATTGTCGGGGCAAGCAGAGTTGATAACTGAAATTGCAGAGAATATTGCACCTGAGGGGGGGGCAGTTACTTCATCTTCTGCTGTCCCTAATTTAATTGATATTCAGCCTACAACATCAGGAAGGAAATCTTCGCCAGGATCACCTTTATCTACCTCCCCGATTTATTGAGGT TATGAACAGCCTGTGAGGCTGGATGTTTACTCACCTGATCGACTGGCTGGAGAGTTGTTCTTCTTGGACCCTTCTCTAGCTTTTACTGCAGAAGAGTTGTCACGAGCTCCAGCAGAAGTTCTTGGCAGAAGCAGTCATGGTACTCTCTACAAGGCTACTCTTGATAATGGTCATATGTTAAATGTGAAGTGGTTGAGAGTGGGACTAGTTAAACATAAGAAAGAGTTTGCTAAGGAAGTAAAAAAGATTGGCTCCATGAGGCATCCCAACATTGTTTCAATGCGAGCATATTATTGGGGACCTAGAGAGCAAGAGAGGCTCCTTTTAGCTGACTACATCCAGGGAGATAGCTTGGCATTGCATCTTTATG AGACAACGCCCAGGAGGTACTCCCCATTGTCGTTCAGCCAAAGGCTAAAAGTTGCCATTGATGTTGCTCGATGTCTCACATACCTTCACGACAAGGGTCTTCCTCATGGAAACTTAAAGCCAACAAACATACTCTTGATGGGCCCCGAGTACAATGTTCTCCTCTCAGATTACGGTCTCCACCGCTTGATGACGCCTGCTGGGATTGCAGAGCAGATATTGAATCTCGGCGCATTGGGGTACCGTGCTCCTGAGCTCACTACTGCAGCTAAACCACTGCCATCATATAAGGCTGATGTTTATGCGTTTGGAGTAATTATGATGGAATTATTGACTCGGAGAAGCGCGGGAGACATTATTTCAGGGCAATCTGGAGCCGTTGATTTGACGGATTGGGTTCGCCTTTGCGATCAAGAAGGGCGAGGAATGGACTGTATTGATCGGGACATTGCCGGCGGAGAAGAACACTCTGCAGCGATGGATGAGATGCTTGCGATTTCGCTCAGGTGTATTAATTCTGTAAATGAAAGGCCTAATAGTAGACAAGTCTTTGACGAGCTGTGTGCAATCTCTCTCTGA